The Lycium barbarum isolate Lr01 chromosome 12, ASM1917538v2, whole genome shotgun sequence genome includes a region encoding these proteins:
- the LOC132624566 gene encoding uncharacterized protein LOC132624566 isoform X2 — translation MEVDPDKHPSFRMHLFKEGFTEKIVMPSHFVKKHKKMLAKTCILKTDVAGISWKVKIEREKPNYFICEGDWAQFVVHHQLKHGDVLLFFLIEKSTFHVLLYSQKQRGNLGGGQLFEELSSSSEEEGHEEEENEDENIEVSRKLKKVKMKRGESSGKSKWSQEPIDISDFEEECVNPSRSSKDGGNPCFSRPEVKSDAKADNMLGLKKKAPKTEEAKKVANDPDKPKRPTSAFYVKRGRRSAKYPDKPKRPSGAFFFFLKEFRKQFKKENPKNKSVAAVGIAGGNKWKQLSDAEKAPYVAEAKKRMAEYHKNKDTYYNKRVAAGSSEEEESYKSMSEVDAEEEGEGEEEVEKEEENNEASRKLKKVKMEPRESSVHKVGIC, via the exons ATGGAAGTCGATCCCGACAAGCACCCATCTTTTCGCATGCATCTATTTAAAGAAGGTTTTACGGAAAAAATA GTTATGCCGTCTCATTTTGTGAAAAAACACAAGAAAATGTTGGCTAAAACCTGCATACTGAAAACTGATGTAGCTGGAATTTCATGGAAAGTAAAAATAGAGAGAGAAAAGCCCAATTACTTCATATGTGAAGGAGACTGGGCACAGTTTGTGGTGCATCACCAACTGAAGCATGGGGACGTTTTGCTCTTTTTCCTCATTGAGAAATCAACGTTCCATGTCCTGCTCTACTCCCAGAAGCAACGTGGAAACCTTGGTGGGGGGCAACTTTTTGAGGAACTCAGTTCTTCCTCTGAAGAGGAAGGGCATGAGGAGGAGGAGAATGAGGATGAGAACATCgaagtttcaagaaaattgaagaaagtCAAAATGAAGCGAGGAGAATCATCTGGTAAGTCAAAATGGAGCCAAGAGCCAATAGATATATCAGATTTTGAGGAAGAATGCGTTAATCCATCCCGTAGCTCCAAAGATGGGGGAAATCCATGCTTTTCACGACCAG AAGTTAAATCCGATGCCAAAGCTGATAACATGCTCGGCTTGAAGAAGAAAGCTCCCAAGACTGAAGAAGCGAAGAAGGTGGCCAATGATCCTGACAAACCAAAGAGGCCTACAAGTGCTTTCTACGTTAAGCGAGGACGGAGGTCTGCCAAGTATCCTGACAAACCCAAGAGGCCTTCAGGggctttcttttttttcttgaaggAGTTCAGGAAGCAGTTCAAGAAGGAGAATCCAAAAAATAAATCTGTGGCCGCTGTCGGTATAGCTGGTGGAAACAAGTGGAAACAGTTGTCAGATGCTGAAAAAGCTCCTTATGTGGCAGAGGCAAAGAAAAGGATGGCGGAATATCATAAGAACAAGGATACTTATTATAACAAGCGAGTAGCTGCTGGATCTTCCGAAGAAGAGGAATCTTACAAGTCAATGTCCGAGGTTGATGCGGAAGAGGAAGGGGAAGGGGAGGAGGAGGTAGAAAAAGAGGAAGAGAACAATGAGGCTTCTAGAAAATTGAAGAAAGTCAAAATGGAACCAAGAGAATCATCAG
- the LOC132623256 gene encoding uncharacterized protein LOC132623256: protein MLVDPDKLLLDPNKHSSFCKLLFKEGFMDKILIPPVFIKEHKKMLAKACLLKTDIAGMPWEAKIVREHSNFFICEGDWSQFVVHHKLELGCLLLFYLVDKSTFQVLPYTQKCCTNIRGRQLLEELSSEEEEEEEEKNIRPSRKSGKVKMEPKGPSDPEEESADPSSGSKYGVNLSCLHSVDSAKLLLDPDKHPYFCTLLFKEGFMDKILMPPAFINEHKKMLAKTCLLKTGVEMLWEAKIVRERSNFFICEGDWSQFVVYHKLELGDILLFFLIGRSTFQVLPYTQKCYRNLRGRQLFEELSSSSEEEEDTGPSRKSNKLKLEPNEPSNSEEESVDPSSGSKDGENPCYSYSGVKSGAEADNMLSLKKRAKGQSRLIKCVKDPDKLKRPASTFVLRERRPAIAFSVKRERRPASFVKRAQSPANDPDKPKRPASAFVLFMEEFRKQFMKDKPKAKYVFAVSKAGRAKWKQLSDVDKAPYITEAEKRKTEY, encoded by the exons ATGCTAGTGGACCCCGACAAGCTGCTACTTGATCCCAACAAGCATTCATCCTTTTGCAAGCTTCTATTTAAAGAAGGTTTTATGGACAAAATA CTAATTCCGCCTGTGTTTATCAAAGAACACAAGAAGATGTTGGCCAAGGCGTGCTTACTGAAAACGGATATTGCTGGGATGCCGTGGGAAGCAAAGATAGTGAGAGAGCATTCCAATTTCTTCATTTGTGAGGGAGATTGGTCACAGTTTGTGGTGCATCACAAACTGGAGCTAGGTTGTCTCTTGCTCTTCTATCTCGTTGATAAATCGACTTTCCAAGTCTTGCCCTACACTCAGAAATGTTGTACAAACATTCGTGGGAGGCAACTTTTAGAGGAACTCAGCTccgaagaggaagaggaagaggaagagaaaAATATTAGACCTTCAAGAAAATCTGGCAAAGTTAAAATGGAGCCAAAAGGACCATCAGATCCTGAAGAAGAAAGTGCTGACCCATCCAGTGGCTCCAAATATGGGGTAAATCTATCCTGTTTACATTCAG TGGATTCCGCCAAGCTGCTACTGGATCCCGACAAGCATCCATATTTTTGTACGCTTTTATTTAAAGAAGGTTTTATGGATAAAATA CTAATGCCGCCTGCTTTTATCAACGAACACAAGAAGATGTTGGCCAAGACCTGCTTACTGAAAACCGGTGTAGAGATGTTATGGGAAGCAAAGATAGTGCGAGAGAGGTCCAATTTTTTCATTTGTGAGGGAGACTGGTCACAGTTTGTGGTGTATCACAAACTGGAGCTGGGAGAtatcttgctcttctttctcatTGGTAGATCAACTTTCCAAGTCCTGCCCTACACTCAAAAATGTTATAGAAACCTTCGTGGGAGGCAACTTTTTGAGGAACTCAGCAGTAGCTCGGAAGAGGAAGAGGACACTGGACCTTCAAGAAAATCCAACAAATTAAAACTGGAGCCAAACGAACCATCAAATTCTGAAGAAGAAAGTGTCGACCCATCTAGTGGCTCCAAAGATGGGGAAAATCCATGCTATTCATATTCAG GAGTTAAATCTGGTGCTGAAGCTGATAACATGCTCAGCTTGAAGAAGAGAGCCAAGGGACAAAGCAGGCTAATAAAGTGTGTCAAGGATCCTGACAAACTTAAGAGGCCTGCAAGTACTTTCGTTTTGCGAGAACGGAGGCCTGCAATTGCTTTCTCCGTTAAGCGAGAACGGAGGCCTGCTTCCTTTGTTAAGCGAGCACAGAGCCCTGCCAATGATCCTGACAAACCTAAGAGGCCTGCAAGTGCTTTCGTCCTTTTCATGGAAGAGTTTAGGAAGCAGTTCATGAAGGATAAACCAAAAGCCAAATATGTCTTTGCAGTCAGTAAAGCTGGTCGAGCCAAGTGGAAACAGTTGTCAGATGTTGACAAAGCTCCTTACATAACAGAGGCAGAGAAAAGGAAGACCGAATATTAA
- the LOC132624566 gene encoding uncharacterized protein LOC132624566 isoform X1, giving the protein MKKWLGHMDKSTLLKKSIGHPFICLPPPSILKMEVDPDKHPSFRMHLFKEGFTEKIVMPSHFVKKHKKMLAKTCILKTDVAGISWKVKIEREKPNYFICEGDWAQFVVHHQLKHGDVLLFFLIEKSTFHVLLYSQKQRGNLGGGQLFEELSSSSEEEGHEEEENEDENIEVSRKLKKVKMKRGESSGKSKWSQEPIDISDFEEECVNPSRSSKDGGNPCFSRPEVKSDAKADNMLGLKKKAPKTEEAKKVANDPDKPKRPTSAFYVKRGRRSAKYPDKPKRPSGAFFFFLKEFRKQFKKENPKNKSVAAVGIAGGNKWKQLSDAEKAPYVAEAKKRMAEYHKNKDTYYNKRVAAGSSEEEESYKSMSEVDAEEEGEGEEEVEKEEENNEASRKLKKVKMEPRESSVHKVGIC; this is encoded by the exons atgAAGAAATGGCTTGGACACATGGATAAATCGACTTTGCTCAAAAAG AGCATAGGCCATCCGTTTATTTGCTTGCCTCCTCCTTCCATTCTCAAAATGGAAGTCGATCCCGACAAGCACCCATCTTTTCGCATGCATCTATTTAAAGAAGGTTTTACGGAAAAAATA GTTATGCCGTCTCATTTTGTGAAAAAACACAAGAAAATGTTGGCTAAAACCTGCATACTGAAAACTGATGTAGCTGGAATTTCATGGAAAGTAAAAATAGAGAGAGAAAAGCCCAATTACTTCATATGTGAAGGAGACTGGGCACAGTTTGTGGTGCATCACCAACTGAAGCATGGGGACGTTTTGCTCTTTTTCCTCATTGAGAAATCAACGTTCCATGTCCTGCTCTACTCCCAGAAGCAACGTGGAAACCTTGGTGGGGGGCAACTTTTTGAGGAACTCAGTTCTTCCTCTGAAGAGGAAGGGCATGAGGAGGAGGAGAATGAGGATGAGAACATCgaagtttcaagaaaattgaagaaagtCAAAATGAAGCGAGGAGAATCATCTGGTAAGTCAAAATGGAGCCAAGAGCCAATAGATATATCAGATTTTGAGGAAGAATGCGTTAATCCATCCCGTAGCTCCAAAGATGGGGGAAATCCATGCTTTTCACGACCAG AAGTTAAATCCGATGCCAAAGCTGATAACATGCTCGGCTTGAAGAAGAAAGCTCCCAAGACTGAAGAAGCGAAGAAGGTGGCCAATGATCCTGACAAACCAAAGAGGCCTACAAGTGCTTTCTACGTTAAGCGAGGACGGAGGTCTGCCAAGTATCCTGACAAACCCAAGAGGCCTTCAGGggctttcttttttttcttgaaggAGTTCAGGAAGCAGTTCAAGAAGGAGAATCCAAAAAATAAATCTGTGGCCGCTGTCGGTATAGCTGGTGGAAACAAGTGGAAACAGTTGTCAGATGCTGAAAAAGCTCCTTATGTGGCAGAGGCAAAGAAAAGGATGGCGGAATATCATAAGAACAAGGATACTTATTATAACAAGCGAGTAGCTGCTGGATCTTCCGAAGAAGAGGAATCTTACAAGTCAATGTCCGAGGTTGATGCGGAAGAGGAAGGGGAAGGGGAGGAGGAGGTAGAAAAAGAGGAAGAGAACAATGAGGCTTCTAGAAAATTGAAGAAAGTCAAAATGGAACCAAGAGAATCATCAG